The Nitrospirota bacterium DNA window TATGGAAGAACTTAAGATGGGTTCCTTCCTGGGGGTTTCCAAAGGGAGTGAGGAACCTCCAAAATTCATTGTAATGGAATATACACCGCTTAAAAAAGCCAGGCCGTTGGTGCTGGTAGGAAAATCAATTACATTTGATTCCGGCGGGATTTCGTTAAAACCGGCAGAGAAAATGGAGCAGATGAAAGGGGATATGTCGGGAGGAGCCGCTGTTCTTGCTATCCTTAAAGTTGCCGCTCGGTTAAAGCTTCAGATTAACCTGATTGGAATTTTGCCGTCGACCGAAAATCTTCCGAGCGGAACTGCTACGAAACCGGGGGATGTCCTCACCTCTCTATCGGGAAAGACCATTGAGGTCATTAATACCGATGCCGAAGGCCGGCTGATTCTGGCCGACGCGCTGACTTATGCCCAGCGGTTTAATCCCGAAGCCATTATTGACCTGGCCACTTTAACGGGTGCGGTTGTCGTCGCGTTGGGGAGCGAGGCCATTGGTCTGTTGGGCACTTCGCCCGATCTTAAAGAAAAAATAAAAAAAGCCGGAGAAAAAACCGGAGAACGGGTCTGGGAACTCCCCTTGTGGGAAGGTTACTATGATTTAATTAAAAGCGATATCGCCGATATTAAAAATACCGGGGGACGGAGCGCAGGCACGATTACAGCGGCCGCGTTCTTGAGCAAATTTGTAGAAAACACCCCGTGGGTTCATCTCGATATCGCAGCCGTGGCCTGGACGGAATCGGACCGGCCCTATATTCCGAAAGGGAACAGCGGGGTGGGGGTCAGGCTGTTGACTCAATACTTAATGGATCTGGAGAGCCGATAATGGATTTAAAAGAACGGGTTGGCCAGCTCCTGATGGTCGGATTTGACGGGTACGCGCCCTCAAAGGAAGTCCTGACCATGATTAAAAAATACAGGGTGGGGGGAGTCATTTTATTTAAAAGAAATATCCAGTCCTTGCCCCAGCTCGTTAAACTCACTCAGGAGCTTCAAAAGGCATCTCCGGAGACCCCGCTTTTAATCGGTATTGACCAGGAAGGGGGGAGCGTATCAAGACTTTCCGGGGAATTTACTGTTTTTCCACCGATGGCGGTTATCGGAAGCCATAATTCCGTTCCTTTAGCTTACAGCGTTGGGGAGGTTACGGCCCGGGAATTAAAGGCTGTCGGCATTCATTTGAATTTCGCCCCTGTGCTGGATATCAACAGCAACAAAAAGAATCCGGTGATCGGCGACCGGGCTTTTGGGGACACCCCGTCCATTGTCAGTAAACTGGGTCTCGCCGTGATCATGGGGCATCAGGATAATGGCGTCATTGCCTGCGGAAAACATTTCCCGGGCCATGGCGACACCTCGACCGATTCTCATAAAACGCTTCCTGAAGTTGAACATGGTCTGGAGCGGCTTCTCGATTTTGAACTTCGGCCTTTTCAGCACGCGGTTGCCAACCGGTTGGAGGCCCTGATGACGGCGCACATCCTTTTTACAAAAATTGACCCCGAAAAACCGGCCTCTCTTTCAAAAAAGATTGTTACCTCCATTCTTCGGGAGGGGATGAATTATGATGGACTGGTGATGAGTGATGATTTGGAGATGCAGGCGATTTTGGACCATTATTCGGTAAAAGACGCGGCGGTCAAGGCCATCTTAGCCGGGTCGGACATCGTTTTGGTCTGTCACAAATTCGATCTTCAGGAACAGGCCTGGGACGGTCTCTTCAATGCTTCCAGTAAAGGAACGATTTCAGAAAAGAGATTGGAACAGTCTTTAAACCGGATTTCAAAAATAAAAGAGAAATACGTTTTGTCTGCCGCCATGCCCAGGCTTAAACAGGCCCAAGAAATAGTAGGTCAGGAGTTCCACAAAGAGACGCTGTCGAAGGTCTTAACACCTCCCAAAAAGAATTTGGCGTCATCCGTTTCATAAAACCCGGAGCCGCGGGTTTCGTTTTTGCTTTTTATTCCGTATAACAGGAAAGTAAAAATTCGTTATTTAGCCGATGGCTTTGGTTGTGAGTTTCTTTTGG harbors:
- a CDS encoding leucyl aminopeptidase; this translates as MNIQVKKGKVTQGQSELVLIPVFEEPPFEGALKTADKHLNGKLSEIFQSGEFKGKPREVHLFHTLGALKAKRILLVGLGQRKKLSLDVLREAFGKAAATIRKSGVKGFISPVDSGLLKKEKLRDVVQAMVEGSLLGLYQFNLYKTESREEEKEVDEWTLFVEDEKKIGEAEKGVKIGQIISEGVYLARDLGNHPSNAVTPSRLAEEAQKIAREFPVRVTVLEREDMEELKMGSFLGVSKGSEEPPKFIVMEYTPLKKARPLVLVGKSITFDSGGISLKPAEKMEQMKGDMSGGAAVLAILKVAARLKLQINLIGILPSTENLPSGTATKPGDVLTSLSGKTIEVINTDAEGRLILADALTYAQRFNPEAIIDLATLTGAVVVALGSEAIGLLGTSPDLKEKIKKAGEKTGERVWELPLWEGYYDLIKSDIADIKNTGGRSAGTITAAAFLSKFVENTPWVHLDIAAVAWTESDRPYIPKGNSGVGVRLLTQYLMDLESR
- the nagZ gene encoding beta-N-acetylhexosaminidase produces the protein MDLKERVGQLLMVGFDGYAPSKEVLTMIKKYRVGGVILFKRNIQSLPQLVKLTQELQKASPETPLLIGIDQEGGSVSRLSGEFTVFPPMAVIGSHNSVPLAYSVGEVTARELKAVGIHLNFAPVLDINSNKKNPVIGDRAFGDTPSIVSKLGLAVIMGHQDNGVIACGKHFPGHGDTSTDSHKTLPEVEHGLERLLDFELRPFQHAVANRLEALMTAHILFTKIDPEKPASLSKKIVTSILREGMNYDGLVMSDDLEMQAILDHYSVKDAAVKAILAGSDIVLVCHKFDLQEQAWDGLFNASSKGTISEKRLEQSLNRISKIKEKYVLSAAMPRLKQAQEIVGQEFHKETLSKVLTPPKKNLASSVS